The Campylobacter sp. MIT 99-7217 genome contains the following window.
TTTTTCATTTTGTTTAAATTTTTCAAGCAAGCTTAAAGCCCTTGTTCCAGCTTCTGTGAGTAAAATTTTTGTATTCAGCTCAAATTCTTCTTGCCTTGAGGCAATTTGCATTTTTTGCACCCTTCTTAGCTCACTTTGCTCCTTGTTTGAATACAAATTGCTAAAATCTCAGTTCACCCTCACGCCCACGATATAGTAAGTGTCAAACTCATTTTTAAGCATATTTAAGGTAGGATTGCCATAACCTGCTTGTAAAAAAAGATCTAAATAGGGTAGATTTTTCGCATTTTCAAGCTTTTTGGAAGCTTCGATTTCTTGCCTTTTAGCGTCAAAATACGCTATTTCAGGTCTTTTGGTCAAAAGCTTGTTTTCTAGTTTGCCTATTTTGCTAAGATAAAGGCTCATTTCTTTAACACTACTCATTTGAAGCTCGTATTCATCAAGGCTTAAATTTGTAAGCTTAAAAAGCGTGTAAGCTGTGGAAAATCTTTGATTTAAAAGCTCTTGTTTGCTTGCGTTACTATCTAAAATTTCAATCTCAATGCGTTCTAAATCTTCCCTCAAAGCAACGCCATTTCGAAGTAAATTTTCTATGTAAGTATGATTTTTTTCAAGCTCTTTAAGATGAATGTCATTTTGCTCAAGCTGTAAATTGATCAAAAGCAAGTAAAAATAAGCATTTATAACACTTTGTTGCACCTTATAAAGCTCATTTTGCAAAGAAGCTTGCTCGCTTTGAAATTCAGCCCTTTTATAAGCTTTTTGTGCAAGGGTAGCAAAGTCAAGCAAGGGCTGGGAAATTTCGGCATAAAGATTATATTGATCCTTATTTAAAGGCTTGTAATCAAAATTTATAGGCAGATTTTCAAGGGGCAAACGCGTAACCTCGTTTTGATAAGTAGCCTTTGCACCAAGTTTCACATGAGGGATAAAATTTTTGTTAAGCTTGCTTAAATTTAGGCTTAAAGCCTCGTCCAAAAGGCTTGTATTGTTATAAAGTGGATAGTTTTGCTTTGCTTTTTGAATGCACTCTTCAAGGCTCAAATTTTCCTTTGCAAAAACTTGACTTAAGCTTAAAAGCACTAAAAAGAGGTTTAAAAATTTCAAAGCAAGCTCCCAAAAATAAATGTAAGATTAAT
Protein-coding sequences here:
- a CDS encoding TolC family protein translates to MKFLNLFLVLLSLSQVFAKENLSLEECIQKAKQNYPLYNNTSLLDEALSLNLSKLNKNFIPHVKLGAKATYQNEVTRLPLENLPINFDYKPLNKDQYNLYAEISQPLLDFATLAQKAYKRAEFQSEQASLQNELYKVQQSVINAYFYLLLINLQLEQNDIHLKELEKNHTYIENLLRNGVALREDLERIEIEILDSNASKQELLNQRFSTAYTLFKLTNLSLDEYELQMSSVKEMSLYLSKIGKLENKLLTKRPEIAYFDAKRQEIEASKKLENAKNLPYLDLFLQAGYGNPTLNMLKNEFDTYYIVGVRVN